The Bubalus kerabau isolate K-KA32 ecotype Philippines breed swamp buffalo chromosome X, PCC_UOA_SB_1v2, whole genome shotgun sequence genome has a segment encoding these proteins:
- the LOC129638653 gene encoding heat shock transcription factor, X-linked member 3-like, with protein MASQSSHESQAALLILSTDGEPAAGDTRDSSPDPTLDSGEALEKKGDQPKSPDPGLHDNPRLQGPNPEMAKEEENNAILGLSFPRKLWRIVEDAAFTSVHWNDEGDTVVIEADLFQIEVLQRRGMDQIFETDSIKSFIRELNQYGFRKVHPSSHTAGKKLLIYRNSNFQRDKPLFLQNIQRTGNPRTTSQPATGTTTTPKRKKRVVATRHSPQFHHNEFTQKAGNKVQKGMPTARRTPSQCSFVFSDLWSVGSVAKWAGGSHLPNEQGGPSRAAGEGTSSNAISVPLATAERDSPGKLPESPPVYPDYESVMTLYNTCYSILMAGLLVMEPDEAPEVEDEQGESSDYKCALCEQLKNKPNP; from the exons ATGGCTAGTCAGAGTTCCCATGAGTCACAGGCAGCCCTGCTGATCCTATCAACTGACGGGGAGCCTGCAGCAGGGGACACCCGTGATTCCTCCCCAGATCCAACCCTGGATTCAGGGGAGGCTTTGGAGAAGAAGGGTGACCAGCCCAAGAGCCCAGATCCAGGCCTCCATGACAATCCGCGCCTACAGGGCCCGAACCCAGAAATggccaaagaggaagagaacaaCGCCATCCTTGGGCTGTCCTTCCCCAGGAAGCTCTGGAGGATTGTGGAGGATGCAGCCTTCACCTCTGTGCACTGGAACGATGAGGGAGATACAGTGGTCATCGAGGCAGATCTCTTCCAGATAGAGGTACTCCAGCGCAGAGGCATGGACCAGATCTTTGAGACAGACAGCATCAAGAGCTTCATCCGTGAACTGAACCAGTACGGGTTCAGGAAAGTCCACCCTTCGAGTCACACTGCAGGGAAGAAGCTCCTG ATCTATCGAAACTCCAATTTTCAGAGAGACAAGCCTCTGTTTCTGCAGAACATCCAGAGGACAGGCAACCCCAGAACAACTTCTCAGCCTGCCACTGGCACAACAACAACTCCAAAGAGAAAGAAGCGAGTGGTGGCAACCAGACACTCTCCTCAATTCCACCACAACGAGTTCACCCAAAAGGCTGGCAACAAAGTCCAGAAGGGGATGCCAACTGCTCGCAGAACCCCCAGCCAGTGCTCATTTGTGTTTTCTGACCTTTGGTCTGTGGGCAGTGTAGCCAAGTGGGCTGGAGGAAGCCATCTCCCCAATGAGCAGGGTGGCCCCAGCAGAGCGGCTGGAGAGGGCACATCCAGCAATGCCATATCTGTGCCCTTGGCTACTGCTGAAAGGGACAGCCCAGGGAAACTGCCCGAGAGCCCCCCAGTGTACCCAGATTACGAATCAGTGATGACTTTGTACAACACCTGTTACTCCATCCTGATGGCGGGCCTTTTAGTCATGGAACCAGATGAGGCTCCTGAAGTGGAGGATGAGCAGGGAGAATCCTCAGATTATAAGTGTGCCCTCTGTGAGCAGCTCAAGAACAAGCCCAATCCCTGA